In Candidatus Defluviilinea proxima, a single genomic region encodes these proteins:
- a CDS encoding metallophosphoesterase: MTGFSFVQITDHHLLHSEEALRGALCPGYTFRTVMRHISEHVADKIDFIVSTGDLVEPETDANYQGAMKLLGINSSAALPGPQEINIEGLKDFPFYFLPGNHDDRELVTKYLFPESTAPKLYNFTFEHKGTQFIFMDWGPDTKAYLFPETREFLAQALQSELPSVIVCHQHVKKIGSRWLDSFIADDIREFWNVVVSPDVKEKVLAILCGHAHITYEDEYRGIPILGLRSTAFQFAKTDEPLVVLEDPHYRYIHIQDGILTSRVYKVSL; encoded by the coding sequence ATGACAGGCTTTTCGTTCGTCCAGATCACGGATCACCACCTGCTCCATTCAGAAGAAGCACTACGAGGCGCACTTTGTCCCGGCTATACATTTCGCACGGTAATGCGACATATCTCGGAACATGTCGCTGACAAAATCGATTTCATCGTTTCAACGGGCGATCTCGTCGAGCCAGAAACAGACGCAAACTATCAAGGCGCGATGAAGTTGCTTGGCATCAATTCGTCTGCGGCATTGCCGGGGCCACAGGAAATCAATATTGAGGGCTTGAAAGATTTCCCGTTCTATTTTCTACCGGGGAATCATGATGACCGCGAACTCGTGACAAAGTATCTATTTCCCGAATCGACAGCACCAAAGCTATATAACTTCACCTTTGAACATAAAGGCACGCAATTCATATTCATGGATTGGGGCCCTGATACCAAAGCCTATCTATTCCCTGAGACACGTGAGTTTCTGGCACAGGCACTGCAATCGGAATTACCGTCAGTGATCGTATGTCACCAACACGTGAAGAAGATCGGCAGTCGCTGGCTGGACAGCTTCATAGCGGATGACATCCGTGAGTTCTGGAATGTTGTTGTCAGCCCCGACGTAAAAGAGAAAGTATTGGCGATCTTGTGCGGACATGCGCACATTACATACGAGGATGAATATCGCGGCATTCCAATTCTGGGATTACGATCCACGGCGTTTCAGTTCGCAAAAACAGATGAACCGCTAGTGGTTCTGGAAGATCCACATTATCGGTATATTCACATTCAAGATGGGATTTTGACTTCGAGAGTGTATAAGGTTTCGTTATAG